In a genomic window of Candidatus Bathyarchaeota archaeon:
- the pyrE gene encoding orotate phosphoribosyltransferase, whose translation MANILFKIDAVKFGVFELSSGKASPYYIDLRVIPSFPDAFREICDFYAQYITEQIGLGNFDRIAGIPLAGIPFASQIAYNLRKPFLYVRKGAHLHGRERRVEGVLVSGEKVLLVDDLVTTGLSLKAAADAVRAEGGIVTKAVAFLDREEGGKQILEKDGVTLYPLLEISEIANTLFEIGAIDEENLKTIRKQIKKH comes from the coding sequence ATGGCAAACATCCTCTTCAAAATTGACGCCGTAAAATTCGGCGTATTCGAGTTATCCAGCGGCAAAGCCAGCCCCTACTACATTGACCTCCGCGTTATCCCCAGTTTTCCTGATGCCTTCCGAGAAATATGCGACTTCTACGCCCAATACATAACCGAACAGATTGGACTTGGAAACTTCGACCGCATCGCAGGCATACCGCTTGCAGGCATCCCATTTGCATCCCAAATCGCCTATAACCTACGCAAACCCTTCCTATACGTCCGCAAAGGCGCCCACCTGCATGGACGAGAACGCAGAGTCGAAGGCGTACTAGTCAGCGGCGAAAAAGTGCTCCTCGTCGACGACTTGGTAACCACGGGGTTATCTCTGAAGGCTGCCGCGGATGCAGTACGAGCAGAAGGCGGAATCGTAACAAAAGCAGTCGCGTTTTTAGACCGCGAAGAAGGCGGCAAACAAATCCTCGAAAAAGACGGCGTAACACTTTATCCCCTACTAGAAATCAGCGAGATAGCCAACACACTTTTTGAAATCGGAGCCATAGACGAAGAAAACCTAAAAACCATCCGCAAACAAATAAAAAAACACTAA
- a CDS encoding toll/interleukin-1 receptor domain-containing protein, translating into MDPYYIFISYASADNNLAQLLCDSLGRIVQFRPYKAENYPSFEVGFKQRIQSAIINSFFVIALLTESGKSSQFVNQELGFALAVKFYNKNVVKAKLDPNKDIPIIIPISRKNVDLRGFITKDSDDILFLENFNSKELLAANVIFSLRKSIYKGFQGKTLDLNVYCTNCHDNKGLSTGFTVNLPPVEIINDLIQKNKALKCKCPKCGKIIRIDARTFLPLEESIFEDVDDDESVIGKR; encoded by the coding sequence GTGGACCCTTATTACATTTTCATCTCATATGCTAGTGCAGATAACAACTTGGCGCAACTTCTCTGTGATTCACTAGGAAGAATAGTTCAGTTTAGACCATACAAAGCAGAAAACTATCCAAGTTTTGAGGTGGGGTTTAAGCAACGCATTCAAAGTGCAATCATTAACAGCTTCTTTGTTATTGCTCTGTTAACAGAAAGTGGGAAGTCCTCTCAATTTGTTAACCAAGAATTGGGTTTTGCATTAGCTGTCAAATTTTATAATAAAAATGTGGTGAAAGCTAAGTTAGACCCCAACAAGGATATACCTATAATTATCCCAATCAGCCGAAAAAATGTAGATTTAAGAGGCTTCATCACTAAAGATTCAGATGATATTCTATTTCTAGAGAATTTTAATTCAAAAGAACTTTTAGCAGCAAATGTGATATTCTCACTTAGAAAATCAATTTATAAAGGATTTCAGGGGAAAACTCTGGACTTAAACGTGTATTGTACCAATTGTCACGATAACAAGGGATTGTCTACCGGGTTTACAGTTAATCTTCCCCCAGTAGAAATTATCAATGATTTAATTCAAAAGAATAAAGCGCTAAAGTGTAAATGTCCTAAGTGTGGAAAAATAATACGGATTGATGCAAGGACTTTTTTGCCTTTAGAGGAAAGCATTTTTGAAGATGTTGATGATGACGAGTCAGTAATTGGAAAACGTTAA